Proteins from one Phoenix dactylifera cultivar Barhee BC4 unplaced genomic scaffold, palm_55x_up_171113_PBpolish2nd_filt_p 000409F, whole genome shotgun sequence genomic window:
- the LOC103701590 gene encoding fasciclin-like arabinogalactan protein 14, translating to MVPKRPNGAQRKSQAPSVDPQLCTPRKLGATFQRSRSSFNCPNLRHSPPILPSGPILPPPCLAGQNPQIWSIQLTANPPPLSSLYICLPLFPTSQLRRTLTMASKFRTIFFFLPFLLFPAATAFNITQILGQFSDFSNLNNLLTRTQLASEINSRQTVTVLAVNNAALSSVSNLPTDVLKKVLALHVVLDYFDRDKITRLSNRSAILATLFQASGLATGQNGFLNVTDMGNGQIALGSAAPGSNLDARFVGVLVTHPYNISVLKISGVITPPGLGISNSSGSSSPSPAPTSPFPAPRMAPGPSMGAPRMAPVPAFAPRGWSMAPARSPSYRSPSPSEAASPQPVVVRPPAPRAAPPMVAGGSPTRSPSGRVADVPSAKAPNDDSSGARHVAAVAGLAGAMGAAFLVLSS from the coding sequence ATGGTCCCGAAACGCCCAAATGGTGCCCAAAGAAAAAGTCAAGCTCCCTCTGTTGACCCACAACTCTGTACCCCAAGAAAATTAGGAGCCACCTTCCAACGGTCACGTAGCTCTTTCAACTGTCCGAACTTGAGACACTCCCCTCCGATCCTTCCATCCGGACcaatcctccctcctccttgttTGGCGGGACAAAATCCCCAAATATGGAGCATTCAGTTAACTGCTAATCCCCCACCTCTCTCATCTCTTTATATatgtctccctctcttccctacTTCACAGCTCCGCAGGACCCTAACCATGGCTTCTAAATTCcgcaccatcttcttcttcctccccttcctcctctttcccGCTGCGACGGCCTTTAACATAACCCAGATCCTCGGCCAATTCTCCgacttctccaacttaaacaaCCTCCTCACCCGGACCCAGCTCGCCTCAGAGATCAATAGCCGCCAAACCGTCACCGTCCTCGCTGTCAACAATGCCGCCCTCTCCTCCGTCTCCAACCTACCTACGGACGTCCTTAAGAAGGTCCTTGCACTCCATGTCGTTCTCGACTACTTCGATCGCGACAAGATCACAAGGCTTTCCAACAGGAGTGCCATCCTCGCCACCCTCTTCCAGGCCAGCGGGCTCGCCACCGGCCAGAATGGCTTCCTTAACGTGACCGACATGGGCAACGGCCAGATCGCACTAGGCTCCGCCGCACCCGGCTCCAACCTTGATGCTCGGTTTGTCGGAGTTTTAGTCACGCATCCGTACAACATCTCGGTGCTCAAGATCAGCGGCGTCATCACCCCTCCTGGCCTCGGGATTTCCAACAGCAGTGGCTCCTCGTCGCCATCCCCCGCACCAACCTCGCCATTCCCTGCGCCTAGAATGGCTCCAGGGCCTTCTATGGGCGCACCAAGGATGGCACCCGTGCCGGCGTTTGCACCGCGAGGGTGGTCGATGGCCCCCGCGCGGTCGCCATCGTACAGGTCGCCATCCCCATCAGAAGCTGCGTCGCCGCAGCCGGTGGTGGTGCGTCCTCCAGCGCCTCGGGCGGCTCCTCCTATGGTCGCCGGTGGATCACCGACGCGCTCTCCTTCTGGTCGTGTCGCGGATGTCCCGAGCGCCAAGGCTCCCAATGACGACTCTTCGGGTGCTCGGCATGTTGCCGCTGTAGCTGGCCTTGCAGGTGCCATGGGGGCCGCCTTCCTGGTGCTCTCTAGTTAA